The Triticum aestivum cultivar Chinese Spring chromosome 4B, IWGSC CS RefSeq v2.1, whole genome shotgun sequence sequence caattccatcttctccccctcaattcttttcaatttttctttcaaatactcgttttctctttcaactaaatttaacctctcgacaatagggtcggttggaatttccggttcacatacctcctagataaaaatatctatgtcaacttgatgggcataatttgtcataaacacgaaatgcaacaactagttttaaaagagaatataccacatccgaatcataacaaggacgagggccgacggggacggatatcaaaaccatggcactatgtataacaaacaacgtacgggtaagataattatacgagtaactatatatccaaatcacacaaacatcaatttggtaatgtaaaacattcatgaacaagagcctcaccacaaggtggtgccggcgacgggacggtgcgggcgatcgacggtggttacgacggagatttagaaggcactaagtaaaccacacctacatatgcaaactaagtgttatttttgacctcaaattgcatataaatcaaatactagcaaatataattcctcccaaattaatcactatacaaagcattgcaagagctaatctagcaatgagagttgaaaggacaaagttgctaacctttgtgatcatttgaatggatgggggccttcaaatcttgacaaaatttgtgaggagctccagaggaagaggggaagaacagagaggagaggggggaaagggaagaacagagtggctcgggtggacgaagggtttatgtacgtcgacctttagtaccggttcgtgtcacgaaccggtactaaaggtgctggaggggccccagactaacaacaccctgccaccaccctctgtagtaccggttcgtggcacgaaccggtactaaagatttgCCACGAACCgctactaatgagaacggccggctagccgttggaaccggcactaatggacacattagtgccggcccaaaatcaaaccggcactaatgtgtctcatattaggtcctttttctactagtgatggctcctggatcatcggattaggtgcatgcaccctcttctcctcaagatcaattttctgagctaccaagctccccctcatcatttcgtcctctaagaagactgcatgtctcgtttctacaaactttgtatatttGTCTGGGCAGTAGAGAAACGAAAACCCTTTGATCTGTgtggatagccaatgaagtggcaactcacTGTTTTCGGATCTAACTTtccaatgtttggattaaacattttggcctcagcagggcacccccacaccctgaagtgttgtagggatggcacccttcctgtccatagctcatacggtgttttgggcaccgacttgcttagtactctattgagaatgtgaatggcggttttaagcaCCTCCATCCATAATCgcaatggcaagttggaataactcatcatgctgcgcaccatatcaataagtgtacggttgcgcctttcagctactccattttgctgaggtTCGCCCGGCATTTTGTGAATGGTTTTTCTCATATGAGCATTTTCCATGTTATGGTATTGGTGCACAGGACAATAGAAAATTCAGAAACTTGCAGGCTAAACAAAGGGAGGCCTATTGCTGCGACCTACCATCACCCAATCTTCTGGTGGAATGCCTATTGCTTTGCACAGCACTACGGGGATTTAACTGTTTAAGGGCTTTAATCAACAGCATTCTTTCTACTTGCGCGTGTATTTTGCTCCTCTTTAAAGGAGCACACTTGATACAGTTTTTAGGTCATGTGAAGTGACTAAGTTGGAAATCACTTGTTGTTGAATTTCTGCTCTTCCTTGCAGCATCGAAAGACAACCACTAGATGAACGCTCTACTCTCAGAATTTGGAGATGTCAGCAGGGATTTCCTGGAAGATATTGGAAGAGTTCACCGGGAAGTGCTTTGGCAACTTTCACTTTTTGATGAGAAGAAAATAGAGCCTTTCATTTTTTTTGATGAGAAGAAAATAGAGCCTGAAGCTTGTGGCACAAATTTTTGCTGGTAACCAAACAAAGCAAAAAGCTCTACAAAATTTAAGTACGAAACTGTCATCCCGTGCTTACAAACAAAATCCACATGTGTACAAAAGCAATGTCATTCACACTGACACAAAACTACTACGAGTACTTCAAAGACCATACCAATAAGACATCCAGCAGTAAATCTGTATGTGCTAGTAGGCAGTAACAAACTTTTCCCTGTTTTGGTTTGAGAAACGAAGGCAGCAACTAATTACTAGGCCTAGGTGTTGCCCACTCAACATGGAGGATGAGGTTATCATAACCATAGCCATTGAGCTTGCTGATAGCCTTCTCAGCATCCTCCCTCTGGACAAAGTTGACGAAGCCAAAGCCCCTGCTTGATCCAGTCCTCTGATCCAGCGCAACATAGACTCGGCTAACAGGGCCAAATGCACGGAACAGCTCGAGGAGGTCAGGCTCACGGGTGTCCTCGGATAAATTGGTAACGCGGACAGAGTTCTCATCGTTCCTGCGCCTCATGTCGTGTCCACCATCTTGATAAACAGCATCCTTCCTTAGCCTCGGAGGAACATATGAGCTCTTAGCAGGATCATTCGGTGCCGCAGGTCCGTCAGAAGTAGGAGGCCTGTCCAGAGTATCGACAAGATCCTTGTAGGGGCACTTTGCGGTCCAGTGGTCACCCTTCTTGCCACAGGATCTGCAGACCATGAGAGCAGTACCTTTGTTTGCCGTTTCCAGTGCATCATTGGAAGCACTTGGTTCATCAGCCTTGCTCCCTACAATCAAGTGAAAAGTTAGGAAATAAGATGGGGGCATGTTTATGGACTAAAGAACCACAATAAGGATGGACCAACAGCAGTGTTCATGTTAGAGCGTGAGCAATGGCCTATAAGATGGGGACATGTTTAGGGACTTCAGAACCACAATAAGGATGGACCAACAGCAGTGTTCAGGTTAGAGCGTGAGCAATGGCCTATAAGATGGGGGCATGTTTAGGGACTTCAGAACCTCAATAAGGATGGAGCAGCAATAGCAGTGTTCAGGCTAGAGCGTGAACAATGGCTAAATAGACAAGTTACATTTGTGATTTGTGTGGCCTATGGAAGGAAATTTAACATGGCCCCCATCAGCCAAGAAACAGCTTGCAGGAACCTCTAAGCTACTCCATAACCGACAAGGCATCACAAGTTCACAACTGCAATTGGAAATCCAATGATCGGACACTATACATGGCCTGCAAGCAGCGTCCTTATTCAAAGAAACCTATCTAGCTAGATCTCATGAAATTGATTAAACTCAATCGCAGGTTCTCTTAATGTATAACTCGTGCAATTTTCGTAGCAGATGTGCAAAACTAGCACTATGTCCTAGGAGTATTACACAACCAGCACAGCAGCGTTGCTTCAAAACACGCGAATCAAGAAACCTTTGGTGACAAACAACATATTATCCGACAAAACACAGATGTAACGATGATCTAGGTGGGGATGGAGAGAGGATCGACGTACAACCTGGGGCGCGTGGGCGCTCGAGGAAGATCTCCTCGGTGGAGACGACGGTGAGGCGCGCGGAGGCGTCGTCGCCGGAGGCGGCGTCGCCGAACTTGGCCCAGGAGCGGCGCTCGACGGCCGCCTTGGAGAGGCGCGTACGGGCGAGCTTGACGACGCGGGTGGTGGTGGTGACCTTGACCTTGTTGCCGTCGTCGTCGAAGCGGTAGTGGATCGTCTTCTTGAGGCCGTTGGCGTCGGGCCCGACGACGACCGGCGGCGGGAGCAGGAAGTCgaggtcgccgccgtcgtcgtcctcgtcgAGCTCCCCCCACCGGATCTTCGCCGCCGCCATGGCTGCTTCGCCGGGGTTCAGGGTTCGGGGGTGCGGCGGCTTGGTTGCGAACTCGCGAGCTGTGGGACGTGTGGCTCGGATTGGTTGACGGCTATATCGTGTGGCGTGGCGTCGGGAGGTATATGGACTGCGGGCTGGACTCTACAGCTTGGGAGTTGGGACCTTTGGTTGCGTTTCCGTTTCCGTTTCTACTTAAGTCGGTTTGTAGACACACCGTGCGTGGCACGCAATGTTCGATAAGCCAGAAAATTCCACCTTTTTAAAAGCAAAGGGCAAGCTTGAGGGCCACGATAGGTGAGCCCAGCGAGTTGGGCCCCCTTTTTTTTTAGAAGAAGAAGCTGGGCCCTTTTAAGGGCTAAATCCTCCTCCGCTTTCGGCCGGCCCAGTTACCTTTTTTCCTTCGGTTTTTAAAACGCTAAAAACATGCGTACTACGTGATTCTATCCCGCGGCCCAGCCAACCCACCTGACGTGTGTTGCTACattctttttctccttttcagcttttccttttttattttctttttctttgttttaaaAATACGTGAtccctttcttttctcttttttcctttccttttttttaaaatacgtgaacttttttcatctgaattgatgaacttttttttgaatccggtgaactttttttgatattcatgatttttttttgaatttgtgaactctttttgaaaattggtgaacatttttttaaatcaatgaacttttcttAACCAAAACTGATGAacctttttaaaatttgtgaacttgTTTTCAAAATCTAGTGAACTTCTTTCAATTGCATGCACATTTTTTtatcaaaaccgatgaactttttccaaatcaaTGAACTTTATTTCAAAATCCGGTGATTTGttttcaaatgcatgaacatttCTTTATCAAAACCCATGTACTTTTTCCAAaccaatgattttttttaaaaatctggtgaacatttttcaaattagagatttttttatatgaaaatcaatgaattttttccaaatccggtgaacttttttgaatatgtgaacgtttttcaaaattgatgattttttttattttcatgaacatttctttgaaaatCCGTGAACtccttttcaaaatcgatgaactttttaaaaaatcacaaatttcGGTTTCCTTTTTTCAAATATTTGTACTGGGACTGAAACATGGGTCAAGTAGTACTGTTTTCCAATAAAGCACAACAAAGTGATATGGTGTAGTGGTTCTCTAGCGAAGTCCATTGACAATACATGTGGGTTCGAATCACACGTACAGTTTGAGGTGTTTTTTGAGGATACTCGAGCGAAGCTGGGCCGACCCACTACTGGGACTGAAACATGGGTCAAGTAGTATTGTTTTCCAATAAAGCACAACAAAGTGATATGGTGCAGTGGTTCTCTAGCGAAGTCCATTGACAATACATGTGGGTTCGAATCCCACATGTAGTTTGAGGTGTTTTTTGAGGATACTCGAGCGAAGCTGGGCCGACTGTCACGGCTCCGTCAGATCCGACGTCACCGGACGACAGACAGGTGGACCCAGGGTCCACCGGTCAGACTAGCACCACGCATGGGGTGACTGCCAGTGGCCTGGTTAGGTGTGTGTTGGTGTTGTGTGTGTGTGGACTACTTAGTCCCAGGCTGTAACTGAAACAAACATCGATGGAAAATATACAGAAATGTCTGAATCTCTCTCTCGTTCTCTGAACTCTCTCCCTTGTTCTCTGATCTCACCCGTTCCTCTCCTCCCCACCTATCTTCTCCTACCAACCCACCAGAAATCCAGTGAGATCCACCACCGGGGCCtcacaattggtatcagagcctagatCATGACCGCCTGCGCTCACAATCTCTCGACTGGGCCGTAATTCCACCGCGAAGGGTGCGAAAATTTGTTTCCCAAATTTTCGCCCAAAATCCCGAGCAGGGTTAGCCTTATTTGGAGCGAGCCGCAATGGCGCCGTCGAAGCAGTCGCAGCCGTCTGCACAGACTAAGctcgtgttgggtttcgtagtaatttcaaaaaatttcctacgcgcacacaggatcatgtgatgcatagcaacgagaggagagtgttgtctacgtacccaacgcagaccgactgcggaagcgatgacacgacgtagaggaagtagtcgtacgtcttcacgatccaaccgattaagcaccgaaactacggcacctccgagttcgagcacacgtagCCCGGACtccgatccccggactccgatccagcaaagtgtcggggaagagtttcgtcagcacgacggcgtggtgacgatcttgatgaactacagcagcagggcttcgcctaaactccgctacagtattatcgaggaatatggtggcagggggcaccgcacacggctaaggaatcgatcacgtggatcaacttgtgtcaacttgtgtctttagaggtgcccctgcctccgtatataaaggagccaaggggggaggaggcgccggccaggaggaggtggcgcaggaggagtcctactcctaccgggagtaggactcccccccccccaatcctattccaactaggattcccaagggggaaagagggagaggggtggccggccacctctcctagtcctaataggactaggggaaggggggaggcgcgcagcccccttgggctgcccctttctcctttccactaaggcccatgatggcccatatggctcccggggggttccggtaacctcccggtaacccggtaaaatcccgatttcacccggaacatttccgatgtccaaacatagacttccaatatatcaatctttatgtctcgatcatttcgagactcctcgtcatgtccgtgatcacatccgggactccgaacaaccttcggtacatcaaaatgcataaactcataatataacggtcatcgtaaccttaagcgtgcggaccctacgggttcgagaacaatgtagacatgaccgagacacgtctccggtcaataaccaatagcgggacctggatgcccatattggctcctacatattctacgaagatctttatcggtcagaccgcataacaacatacggtgttccctttgtcatcggtatgttacttgcccgagattcgatcgtcggtatccaatacctagttcaatctcgttaccggcaagtctctttactcgttccgtaatacatcatctcacaactaacatattagttgtaatgcttgcaaggcttatgtgatgtgtattaccgagagggcccagagatacctctccgacaatcggagtgacaaatcctaatctcgaaatacgccaacccaacatcgaccattggagacacctgtagtactcctttataatcacccagttacgttgtgacgtttggtagtacccaaagtgttcctccggtaaacgggagttgcataatctcatagtcataggaacatgtataagtcatgaagaaagcaatagcaacatactaaacgatcgggtgctaagctaatggaatgggtcatgtcaatcagatcattctactaatgatgtgacctcgttaatcaaataacaac is a genomic window containing:
- the LOC123094422 gene encoding eukaryotic translation initiation factor 3 subunit G, whose translation is MAAAKIRWGELDEDDDGGDLDFLLPPPVVVGPDANGLKKTIHYRFDDDGNKVKVTTTTRVVKLARTRLSKAAVERRSWAKFGDAASGDDASARLTVVSTEEIFLERPRAPGSKADEPSASNDALETANKGTALMVCRSCGKKGDHWTAKCPYKDLVDTLDRPPTSDGPAAPNDPAKSSYVPPRLRKDAVYQDGGHDMRRRNDENSVRVTNLSEDTREPDLLELFRAFGPVSRVYVALDQRTGSSRGFGFVNFVQREDAEKAISKLNGYGYDNLILHVEWATPRPSN